A single Eremothecium sinecaudum strain ATCC 58844 chromosome VIII, complete sequence DNA region contains:
- the STP1 gene encoding Stp1p (Syntenic homolog of Ashbya gossypii AFR461C; Syntenic homolog of Saccharomyces cerevisiae YDR463W (STP1)), which translates to MSQSWTWLKMAFMHLLDANILNITSFPAKLLSWFRTFAIEVTGETEASELVRLNDSTEVKENCEDKDFLELGLHEEEGLFGDTGSLFPERPNLDSSLNLGSSVCPCAIDLSTLQSPMSMSRSPDGNMEWMINTGSNLDSPSQTVVEEPLSPRNSSSTALSKEEEGQEGKDKFVCHYCDAEFRIRGYLTRHIKKHAVEKAYHCPYFNSTAPPETRCHTTGGFSRRDTYKTHLRSRHFIYPEGIKTQDRNKSPGHCAHCGKWFENTSKWIEKHIESGSCSGLPEGTILPAKSARKAGKLKMIKTSTGHSRFITTQQSVVEPKVLLNKEAIEAMQIVVNETNNSGQPALTKLSDNRIMLNSTNFKGDAKYKTAIKRQRQRRLNVGHNFVTPTPRTANESIIPVTTGSSSISAGQHLGGQVYHPMALSQSSTQYTFRTPDEAPLDEICLSINPSPAEDASLEPVRSASSLSSHDCNQNTSNDVSKLFDPINISNLANLSDSYYMPLDLEQISFTMPMEELSTAPQSHRYEEEAKINVTLNKQIDPIKLYEKQLRETQQYLNFYNYSFDTNL; encoded by the coding sequence ATGTCTCAAAGCTGGACTTGGCTTAAAATGGCTTTTATGCATTTGTTGGATGCtaatattttaaatattACTTCTTTTCCAGCAAAGTTGTTAAGTTGGTTCAGGACATTTGCAATAGAAGTAACTGGTGAAACAGAAGCCAGCGAATTAGTTAGGTTAAATGATTCGACAGAAGTTAAAGAGAACTGTGAGGATAAGGACTTCTTGGAGCTAGGACTTcacgaagaagaaggtcTGTTTGGTGATACAGGCTCACTGTTTCCGGAGAGACCGAATCTTGATAGCAGCCTTAATCTTGGAAGTTCTGTTTGTCCCTGTGCAATTGATCTTAGCACTTTGCAGAGCCCAATGTCGATGAGTAGAAGTCCGGACGGAAACATGGAGTGGATGATTAATACAGGTAGTAATCTTGATTCTCCTTCTCAAACAGTGGTGGAAGAGCCGCTGTCGCCACGAAATAGTTCGTCGACCGCACTCTCAAAGGAGgaagaaggacaagaagGTAAAGATAAATTTGTTTGTCACTACTGTGATGCTGAATTTCGCATAAGAGGATACTTGACTCGTCATATTAAGAAGCATGCTGTTGAGAAGGCCTATCATTGCCCATATTTCAACAGCACCGCGCCACCGGAGACACGTTGTCATACTACTGGTGGTTTCTCTAGGAGAGATACTTATAAGACTCATTTGCGTTCTCGGCATTTTATCTATCCAGAGGGTATTAAAACACAGGACAGGAATAAATCGCCCGGGCATTGTGCTCACTGTGGTAAATGGTTTGAAAATACCTCGAAATGGATCGAGAAGCATATTGAGAGCGGATCATGTTCTGGTTTGCCAGAGGGGACTATTTTGCCAGCGAAAAGTGCCCGAAAGGCTGGTAaattgaagatgataaaAACATCTACTGGACACTCGCGATTTATCACAACTCAACAAAGTGTCGTGGAACCTAAGGTGCTATTAAATAAGGAAGCGATCGAAGCCATGCAGATTGTTGTGAATGAAACAAATAACAGCGGCCAACCTGCCTTGACTAAATTGAGTGACAACAGAATAATGTTGAACTCTACTAATTTCAAAGGCGATGCAAAATATAAGACAGCTATCAAGCGACAAAGACAGAGAAGGCTCAATGTGGGCCATAACTTTGTAACTCCTACTCCTCGTACTGCTAATGAATCGATAATTCCCGTTACTACTGGTAGTAGTTCTATTTCCGCTGGTCAACATTTGGGCGGGCAGGTTTACCATCCAATGGCCCTTTCTCAGTCATCGACGCAGTACACATTTAGAACTCCAGACGAGGCTCCTTTGGACGAGATTTGTCTCTCCATAAACCCTTCACCCGCTGAAGATGCCAGCTTGGAGCCAGTAAGATCGGCTTCATCGTTGTCATCACATGATTGTAACCAAAATACAAGCAATGACGTATCGAAATTGTTTGATCCGATCAATATCTCCAACCTTGCGAATTTAAGTGATTCGTATTATATGCCGTTGGATCTTGAACAAATTAGCTTTACCATGCCAATGGAGGAGTTATCAACAGCACCACAAAGTCATCGttatgaagaagaagctaaaATCAATGTAACATTAAACAAGCAGATTGATCCAATAAAACTATATGAGAAACAGCTGAGGGAAACACAACAGTATTTGAACTTTTACAACTATAGTTTTGATACAAACCTATAA
- the SPP41 gene encoding Spp41p (Syntenic homolog of Ashbya gossypii AFR460C; Syntenic homolog of Saccharomyces cerevisiae YDR464W (SPP41)) yields the protein MSGDQHDDLNLNELVGTLLATASTDDQDVDHLEQKEHENDSELKQKHDVLNEKTTISDLPDTAHFGDDDIAAAVAHAIGTIDEESVERLGHEDLGSSNLQHDEEIVSSDQQQHEHWATLLQQGILHEEQENANAYHDPESRRDETTNDNEGDLREHLDHDDEQLRRAIMESLQQFNEREHRSSKEKDKSKSKSKSKSKSKSSSKTSSSDKSKKDKKKKQSKKDKKKSKEKKSSSDGVPNFEDVIKGFIDQSTVESTQHDSSENFGDAETQALVDATLKAFENELLGTNESSLSSKSSYKLTGDKASSKSKSSVESKSKPKYKPSVAAPLLFPLPPTSHSSKKKKDKSKKSSSKKKETRDSVSYDEEVFSKALADMVNQVVNTSFNDAHQTAPKKQSAVPHITTDVDMDMHSAQAPIARQQESSYKASSGFDAVRRPAPEESFDLNQIMQNAMAMAFQEQVQDQLDPSIMEEFNRELSGMRLSGSTDSSASLSKKKSKSSKKPKKPKFHRDESEILEDDSSMEDDLSRSLSISKVIISPEEIYKKKFSKIAKECASQARKRISQKNKEFKEQLKLVRQQQLSEKQRAREEKRLRKLAESKELEEIVARGPPYPPDLKLTKTGKPKKPYRRLTEDELARMSADHADSRERKQKRKERKERRELKDALRRIPISALKKIPLFNFTKDPNASALNDIEGSLAKMPHLDTAGAIAAAAASSRTSNGFDPHRKTVIHREKYLFHPPWVIPEHPPYALPVARRRNKTAEYRFNKIYKKRKTKAHKATLNIGNRMIPAVLFPIINTLKAAARATAAAGATPEQSRQHLGSMLQQARVTIAEALAKAKSQNTRNYAAIRSEDDIKNMHQQDNKVKMIPLFTAANLKKLQSKEHTESVVKTDNTGNTDKREEHQSLIKEVPKANIEVDFSRNEDKDINGKETRPRPIKVENENEGLHDALKRQLIRSHGSEAALPSNINSLISDTISNLLPNLDQLKNLDELIDDPSVGNSTLYSKRSYRKTASRFKSVLNLDDISPLPSSVGLKEEPQLTNTLTSAVARPVTPQSAPPTQPSTATTLAPAARANKRSSASELVVYDFHLPLKDVNGKVSKSVPLMRRVKAYLETAEITQLRKEINKERKRKWREANVERNRDNDLRSRLNQRANTLFGREDSQAKRHWVEEQYKERIIKLEGDVSVGNGTTPSSSTPKENHTSVSDKEILNLIAVRLNRLDAARNIEREIQNEARSALAVTKNPTKLTKKPLPDAYGSQIGPSSPPPTAPTATGIFNSKKSNVSIDPELAVKRPRDEDRNQLQDEQPLPKKIAL from the coding sequence ATGTCTGGAGATCAGCACGATGATCTCAATCTAAATGAGCTTGTAGGTACTCTACTTGCAACAGCATCTACTGATGATCAAGATGTTGATCATTTAGAGCAAAAAGAGCACGAAAACGATTCAGAGCTTAAACAAAAGCACGATGTTTTGAATGAGAAAACTACCATTTCCGATTTGCCCGACACAGCACACTTTGGTGACGATGATATAGCTGCAGCTGTTGCTCATGCTATAGGAACAATAGACGAGGAATCTGTAGAGAGATTGGGGCATGAAGACCTGGGTAGCTCAAATTTACAACATGATGAGGAGATAGTATCTAGCGACCAACAACAACATGAGCACTGGGCTACTTTATTGCAGCAAGGAATCCTCCACGAAGAACAGGAAAACGCCAATGCCTACCATGACCCTGAAAGCAGGCGCGACGAAACTACGAATGATAACGAAGGTGATCTAAGAGAACATCTGGATCATGATGATGAACAACTGCGGCGAGCTATTATGGAGTCACTACAGCAATTTAATGAACGGGAGCACCGATCGTCTAAAGAAAAGGATAAATCCAAGTCCAAGTCCAAGTCGAAATCCAAGTCGAAATCGTCATCCAAGACGAGTTCTAGTGATAAATCGAAGAAGGATAAGAAAAAGAAGCAAAGCAAAAAGGATAAGAAGAAGTCTAAGGAGAAAAAATCCAGTTCGGATGGCGTACCGAATTTTGAGGATGTCATCAAAGGATTTATTGACCAGTCTACTGTAGAGTCTACACAGCATGATTCTAGCGAAAATTTTGGTGATGCTGAAACACAGGCTTTGGTTGACGCTACCCTAAAGGCGTTTGAGAACGAACTGTTAGGTACAAATGAATCTTCGTTGTCTTCGAAATCAAGTTACAAGCTAACTGGTGATAAAGCGTCGTCCAAGAGCAAATCTAGTGTTGAATCAAAAAGTAAGCCCAAATACAAGCCATCAGTGGCGGCACCTTTGCTATTCCCACTGCCGCCTACGTCACATAGTtcaaaaaagaagaaggacAAATCCAAGAAGTCATCTAGTAAGAAGAAGGAGACCAGGGATTCGGTATCATATGATGAGGAAGTCTTCTCAAAAGCTTTAGCTGATATGGTTAACCAGGTGGTGAACACCTCCTTTAATGATGCTCACCAAACCGCCCCTAAGAAGCAGTCGGCTGTACCACATATCACTACTGATGTTGACATGGACATGCATTCTGCTCAGGCCCCCATTGCTAGGCAACAGGAATCAAGTTACAAAGCTAGTTCGGGTTTTGATGCAGTCCGTCGGCCAGCCCCCGAAGAATCATTTGATCTAAACCAGATCATGCAAAATGCTATGGCTATGGCATTCCAAGAACAAGTTCAAGATCAATTAGATCCCTCTATTATGGAGGAATTCAATAGGGAATTGTCCGGGATGCGTTTATCTGGTTCAACTGATTCATCTGCTTCCCTTTCCAAAAAGAAGAGTAAGAGTTCCAAGAAGCCTAAAAAGCCTAAATTCCACAGAGATGAATCCGAAATTCTCGAAGATGACAGTAGTATGGAGGACGACCTGTCAAGAAGTTTGAGCATTTCCAAGGTAATAATATCACCAGAGGAGATTTATAAAAAGAAGTTCTCCAAAATAGCCAAGGAGTGCGCCAGTCAAGCAAGGAAAAGAATATCTCAGAAGAATaaggaattcaaagagCAATTGAAGCTAGTAAGGCAACAACAGCTTAGCGAGAAACAACGAGCAAGGGAAGAAAAGAGATTGCGCAAACTTGCAGAATCGAAAGAACTCGAGGAAATAGTTGCAAGGGGACCTCCATATCCTCCGGACCTGAAGTTAACCAAAACTGGAAAACCCAAAAAGCCATATCGTCGTCTTACTGAAGATGAATTGGCCAGGATGTCGGCAGATCATGCTGATTCTAGGGAAAGAaagcagaaaagaaagGAGCGTAAAGAACGTCGAGAGCTTAAAGATGCATTGAGAAGGATTCCTATCTCGGCTCTCAAAAAGATACCTTTATTTAACTTCACTAAGGACCCTAATGCTTCTGCTCTGAATGATATAGAAGGCTCTCTTGCAAAAATGCCCCACCTGGATACCGCTGGAGCAATAGCAGCAGCCGCTGCTAGCTCAAGAACCAGCAATGGCTTTGATCCCCATAGGAAAACAGTTATACACCGGGAAAAATATCTATTTCATCCACCATGGGTCATCCCTGAACACCCACCATATGCTCTGCCAGTGGCTCGTAGGAGAAACAAAACCGCAGAATATCGCTTTAACAAAATATACAAGAAACGGAAGACAAAGGCTCACAAGGCTACTTTGAATATTGGAAACCGGATGATACCTGCTGTTTTGTTCCCGATCATAAACACTTTGAAGGCAGCTGCAAGGGCTACAGCTGCAGCTGGTGCTACTCCTGAACAATCTAGGCAGCATCTAGGTTCAATGCTTCAACAAGCGCGAGTGACGATTGCAGAAGCACTGGCTAAGGCAAAGTCTCAAAACACAAGAAACTACGCAGCTATTCGTAGTGAAGATGACATAAAGAACATGCATCAACAGGATAACAAGGTCAAAATGATACCATTATTCACTGCTGctaatttgaagaagcttCAGAGCAAGGAACATACAGAAAGCGTTGTAAAAACAGATAATACAGGTAATACAGATAAACGAGAAGAACATCAAAGTTTAATAAAGGAAGTACCAAAAGCAAACATTGAAGTAGATTTCTCAAGAAATGAAGACAAAGATATAAATGGGAAAGAAACCCGCCCTCGTCCAATCAAAGTTGAGAATGAGAATGAAGGTTTACATGATGCTCTAAAAAGACAATTAATACGTTCACATGGCTCAGAAGCAGCCCTTCCTTCTAATATTAATTCACTAATATCTGATACAATATCTAATCTTCTTCCCAACCTAGACCAACTAAAAAACCTCGATGAACTAATAGATGATCCTTCCGTGGGTAATAGTACGCTTTATTCTAAACGCAGTTATCGTAAAACAGCTTCCCGTTTTAAAAGCGTTTTAAACTTAGACGATATTTCACCGTTACCAAGTTCAGTTGGGTTAAAAGAAGAACCTCAATTAACTAACACATTAACTTCGGCAGTTGCTCGTCCTGTAACGCCACAATCGGCACCGCCAACGCAACCATCTACGGCAACTACTCTGGCTCCTGCTGCTCGGGCTAATAAACGCTCTTCGGCTTCTGAACTAGTTGTTTATGATTTCCATTTGCCGCTTAAAGATGTAAATGGTAAAGTATCAAAATCCGTACCTTTAATGCGCCGTGTTAAGGCCTATTTGGAAACTGCTGAAATAACTCAGTTACGTAAGGAGATCAATAAAGAGCGTAAGCGTAAATGGAGAGAGGCTAATGTAGAGCGTAACAGAGACAATGATCTTCGTTCCCGCCTGAACCAGCGTGCGAATACTCTGTTCGGGCGAGAAGATTCACAAGCTAAAAGGCATTGGGTAGAGGAACAATACAAAGAACGGATTATCAAGCTTGAAGGTGATGTGTCTGTTGGCAACGGCACGACACCTTCTTCATCTACACCAAAAGAGAATCACACTTCAGTCTCTGATAAAGAGATCTTAAATCTAATTGCTGTGCGTCTTAATAGGTTAGATGCAGCCCGTAATATTGAGCGTGAGATCCAGAATGAAGCTAGATCCGCTTTAGCGGTAACCAAGAACCCTACAAAGTTGACCAAAAAGCCTCTTCCTGATGCTTATGGCTCACAAATAGGGCCTAGCTCGCCACCCCCAACAGCACCAACAGCGACCGGAATTTTTAACTCAAAGAAGTCAAATGTATCTATTGACCCTGAATTGGCGGTAAAAAGACCAAGAGACGAAGATCGAAACCAGCTTCAGGATGAGCAACCATTACCCAAAAAGATCGCGTTGTAG
- the TRS23 gene encoding TRAPP subunit TRS23 (Syntenic homolog of Ashbya gossypii AFR459W; Syntenic homolog of Saccharomyces cerevisiae YDR246W (TRS23)) has translation MAIKSLFIINKSGGLVYHRDFIPSPKEKLSSNEHLILAGTLHSVVAIASQLTPKALQLSKQASNSQSVSANSNGGAAGASAAVSTNGSSLTLGPADHVIPYVPGVGTEANGNCTPGQPIGSYLAPDYFSESFPSWNKSGLKNVVTDDFSFFVYQALTGIKFVLVSTQRTTSNRAIQIAENILRKVYCIYSDYVMKNPFYSVDMAIRNEPFDKKLQALVESL, from the coding sequence ATGGCCATCAAATCGCTGTTCATAATAAACAAGTCAGGAGGCTTGGTGTATCATAGGGATTTCATTCCTTCTCCTAAAGAGAAATTATCGAGCAATGAGCATCTAATCCTTGCGGGGACCCTACATAGTGTGGTCGCAATAGCAAGCCAACTAACACCGAAAGCATTACAGTTGTCAAAGCAAGCTAGCAATTCTCAGTCCGTAAGTGCAAATTCGAACGGTGGTGCAGCTGGAGCATCAGCTGCCGTATCTACAAACGGATCGTCATTAACATTAGGACCAGCCGATCACGTGATACCATACGTTCCCGGTGTTGGAACTGAAGCGAATGGCAATTGTACGCCAGGGCAACCTATTGGTTCGTATCTTGCGCCGGATTACTTTTCCGAGAGCTTCCCAAGTTGGAATAAGTCAGGTTTAAAGAACGTTGTTACTGACGACTTCTCGTTCTTTGTATACCAAGCTCTAACAGGCATAAAGTTTGTGCTTGTAAGTACTCAACGCACGACATCAAATAGGGCAATACAAATAGCGGAGAATATACTAAGGAAAGTATACTGCATTTACTCTGACTATGTTATGAAGAATCCCTTCTACTCTGTAGATATGGCAATTCGGAATGAGCCATTTGATAAAAAACTACAGGCATTAGTGGAAAGTCTTTAA
- the RMI1 gene encoding Rmi1p (Syntenic homolog of Ashbya gossypii AFR458C; Syntenic homolog of Saccharomyces cerevisiae YPL024W (RMI1)), producing the protein MSGGGFLSTDITHLDHKLLELLPQAPNGHLFREAYLSSPWPNVKVEEQRCKIVERKLLFQVCMVEDISRSKLSQIDEFQMRLNPRKRMVDRVNYSKREVVTAIDVDTDEPQVKDSCSDVNRVYKLTLQDKIGQLFYAINIEHIATLKTCMLGAKVIVLPGTVFNRGMFMLTNANLRTLFGLIPSWNADKDRKICTYLESKLDDDREVLNGANGKRKR; encoded by the coding sequence ATGTCCGGTGGTGGATTTCTTAGCACAGATATCACGCATCTGGACCATAAATTGCTGGAATTGCTGCCACAAGCACCTAATGGCCATTTATTTCGAGAGGCGTACCTTAGTTCACCATGGCCTAATGTCAAAGTCGAAGAACAGCGTTGTAAAATAGTCGAACGTAAGCTGCTATTTCAAGTTTGTATGGTGGAAGATATTTCTAGGTCGAAGCTGTCGCAGATAGACGAGTTTCAAATGCGTTTGAATCCTCGTAAACGTATGGTGGATAGGGTTAATTATTCTAAGCGCGAAGTTGTTACTGCTATAGATGTGGATACAGATGAGCCACAAGTAAAGGATAGTTGTAGTGATGTTAACCGTGTATATAAGCTTACGCTGCAGGATAAAATCGGTCAATTGTTTTATGCGATTAATATTGAGCATATAGCGACACTAAAGACATGTATGCTCGGAGCGAAAGTGATTGTTCTACCAGGTACAGTCTTCAATCGAGGCATGTTTATGCTCACCAATGCCAATTTACGTACATTATTTGGCTTGATACCGTCTTGGAATGCTGACAAGGACCGGAAGATCTGTACCTACTTAGAGAGCAAGCTAGATGACGACCGCGAGGTACTGAATGGGGCTAATGGTAAACGTAAAAGATGA
- the MET12 gene encoding methylenetetrahydrofolate reductase (NAD(P)H) MET12 (Syntenic homolog of Ashbya gossypii AFR457W; Syntenic homolog of Saccharomyces cerevisiae YPL023C (MET12)) has translation MSTIRRIYDESSGPTISLEFFPPKTASGKSNLLARIERMSAMNPLFLTVTWGAGGSTAEKTLELAALVQRVINIPVCMHLTCTNMDKDVIDYALQKAKDADIRNILALRGDQPIEQDSMAEGSGEFKYAVDLVRYIKEKHGDDFCVGVAAYPEGHCEGEANEGEQDVMRDLPFLKQKIEAGAEFVITQLFYDVEKFLSFEAIFSSQISATVPLIPGLMPINSFLLFNRAAKLSHTSIPESILDRFPHHVRGDDLKVREIGVDIMVDIVNKIWERTSGRVKCFHFYTLNLEKSIAQIVTRSPVLSKILEDDSEAESQCNEQEDIVITDADGIANTIDNIKKRRRRSSIQNGDVANRVLVDEHSSANFNRKGNGAPSRKVVVAISQGSGSLGRHATWDEFTNGRFGDSRSPAYGEIDGYGPSLKVSSNAAYKIWGQPSCIEDLINIFIGYLDSSIEKLPWCDLGISSETALIQEELIELNKRGYLTLASQPSTNSTPSADKIFGWGPPGGMVYQKAFVELFINKETWEQVIKPRIDASESYLSYYVGDSSGNFQSNMEPESSSVVTWGVFPNSQILQTTIIEEESFKAWNDEAFKIWVEWSKLFPRNSPSYSLLRQMHRDYYLVSIVYHNFTDFDGLWNLLLS, from the coding sequence ATGTCTACTATTAGAAGAATTTATGATGAGTCGTCTGGTCCCACTATTTCGTTGGAATTCTTTCCACCCAAAACTGCTTCGGGTAAAAGTAACTTATTGGCTAGAATTGAACGTATGAGTGCTATGAACCCTCTGTTTCTAACGGTAACATGGGGAGCAGGTGGATCTACTGCAGAAAAGACTTTGGAGTTAGCCGCTTTAGTCCAAAGAGTAATTAATATTCCTGTTTGTATGCATTTGACTTGTACTAACATGGACAAAGATGTAATAGATTATGCGTTACAGAAGGCTAAAGACGCTGACATCCGTAATATACTGGCTTTAAGAGGAGATCAGCCTATTGAGCAAGATTCTATGGCTGAAGGGAGCGGGGAGTTTAAATATGCAGTCGACTTGGTTCGTTATATAAAAGAAAAGCACGGCGATGACTTCTGTGTGGGAGTTGCAGCTTATCCTGAAGGCCACTGTGAAGGGGAGGCAAATGAAGGTGAACAGGATGTGATGCGTGATCTTCCGTTTTTGAAGCAGAAGATTGAAGCTGGAGCGGAATTTGTGATAACACAGTTGTTCTACGATGTTGAGAAGTTCCTAAGCTTTGAAGCCATTTTCAGCTCTCAAATATCTGCGACAGTACCATTAATTCCAGGTTTGATGCCTATAAATTCTTTTCTCTTATTTAACCGAGCTGCAAAGTTATCTCACACGTCTATACCAGAGTCAATTTTAGACAGATTTCCTCACCATGTTCGGGGAGATGATTTAAAGGTACGAGAGATCGGAGTTGATATCATGGTTGATATCGTGAATAAAATATGGGAACGTACATCAGGACGTGTGAAGTGTTTCCATTTTTACACGTTGAATTTAGAGAAATCCATAGCACAGATTGTTACCAGATCCCCTGTCCTCTCTAAGATTCTGGAAGATGATTCTGAAGCTGAGTCCCAATGCAATGAACAGGAAGATATCGTTATAACAGATGCTGACGGAATAGCAAATACTATAGATAACATTAAGAAGAGGAGAAGGCGCTCTAGTATCCAAAATGGTGACGTTGCGAACCGTGTGTTAGTCGATGAACATAGTAGTGCTAATTTCAATAGAAAAGGGAACGGAGCTCCATCCCGTAAAGTTGTTGTTGCTATTTCTCAAGGCTCTGGATCACTAGGTCGTCATGCAACTTGGGATGAATTTACTAATGGTCGGTTTGGTGATTCAAGATCCCCAGCGTACGGTGAAATTGACGGCTATGGTCCTTCACTTAAAGTAAGCAGTAACGCCGCGTATAAGATCTGGGGCCAACCTAGCTGTATTGAGGATCTCatcaatatttttattgGATACCTCGACAGCTCTATAGAGAAGTTACCTTGGTGCGACCTTGGTATTTCTTCGGAAACCGCTCTCATCCAAGAAGAACTAATTGAGCTTAATAAGCGTGGCTATTTAACGCTGGCATCACAGCCTTCAACAAACTCTACTCCTAGTGCTGACAAGATTTTTGGCTGGGGACCTCCAGGAGGCATGGTTTACCAGAAAGCCTTCGTAGAGCTATTTATTAACAAAGAAACGTGGGAGCAGGTCATAAAGCCTCGGATAGATGCTTCGGAAAGTTATTTGAGTTATTATGTTGGTGACAGCAGTGGCAACTTTCAATCGAATATGGAACCGGAAAGTTCAAGCGTTGTTACCTGGGGCGTATTTCCTAACTCCCAAATACTTCAAACAACAATTATAGAAGAAGAATCATTTAAAGCTTGGAATGATGAGGCTTTCAAAATATGGGTTGAATGGAGTAAATTGTTCCCTCGGAACAGTCCTTCATACAGCTTACTCAGACAAATGCATAGAGACTACTATCTAGTATCCATTGTCTACCATAATTTTACAGATTTTGACGGCCTGTGGAATTTGCTTTTGTCCTGA